In Triplophysa rosa linkage group LG18, Trosa_1v2, whole genome shotgun sequence, a genomic segment contains:
- the kctd17 gene encoding BTB/POZ domain-containing protein KCTD5 isoform X2, protein MATEDKGKTTAAQALPETGLFSTATTHSNLNNNNNNNNNNKDSDGSEGATTATSTAVESDGDENIIRNGSVVNITGGNNGKWVRLNVGGTVFLTTRQTLLKEQTSFLYRLCQQQDLHSDTDETGAYVIDRDPTYFGPILNYLRHGKLVYNKELAEEGVLEEAEFYNITPLIKLIKERILERDTKATQQVPPKHVYRVLQCQEEELTQMVSTMSDGWKFEQMVNIGSSYSYGTEDQAEFLCVVSKELHTSGGGLGTEQSHKTKLFQIHGSRM, encoded by the exons ATGGCAACGGAGGACAAAGGAAAAACGACGGCGGCTCAGGCTTTACCGGAAACGGGTTTATTCTCAACAGCAACAACACACAGCAatctaaataataacaacaacaacaataataacaacaaagaCAGCGACGGAAGCGAAGGAGCCACGACAGCCACATCTACTGCAGTTGAATCCGATGGGGATGAAAATATTATTAGGAACGGTTCTGTCGTTAACATCACTGGAGGCAATAACGGGAAATGGGTCCGTCTCAACGTCGGGGGGACGGTGTTTCTAACGACGCGACAAACGCTGCTGAAGGAGCAAACTTCATTTCTGTATCGACTGTGTCAGCAGCAGGATTTGCATTCTGATACG GATGAAACTGGTGCTTATGTGATCGACCGAGACCCCACCTATTTCGGTCCCATACTCAACTACCTGCGACATGGAAAGCTGGTTTATAACAAGGAGCTGGCTGAGGAAG GTGTCTTGGAGGAGGCAGAATTTTACAACATAACACCACTGATCAAATTAATCAAAGAACGGATTCTTGAGAGAGACACCAAAGCCACACAG CAAGTACCACCAAAGCACGTGTATCGGGTGTTGCAGTGTCAGGAAGAGGAGCTCACCCAGATGGTGTCCACCATGTCGGACGGCTGGAAGTTTGAGCAG ATGGTGAACATTGGGTCATCCTACAGCTATGGAACCGAGGACCAGGCTGAATTTCTCTGTGTAGTTTCGAAAGAGCTCCACACCTCGGGTGGAGGATTAGGGACTGAACAGAGCCACAAGACTAAG CTGTTCCAGATCCATGGATCCCGGATGTAG
- the kctd17 gene encoding BTB/POZ domain-containing protein KCTD5 isoform X1: MATEDKGKTTAAQALPETGLFSTATTHSNLNNNNNNNNNNKDSDGSEGATTATSTAVESDGDENIIRNGSVVNITGGNNGKWVRLNVGGTVFLTTRQTLLKEQTSFLYRLCQQQDLHSDTDETGAYVIDRDPTYFGPILNYLRHGKLVYNKELAEEGVLEEAEFYNITPLIKLIKERILERDTKATQQVPPKHVYRVLQCQEEELTQMVSTMSDGWKFEQMVNIGSSYSYGTEDQAEFLCVVSKELHTSGGGLGTEQSHKTKTSDTQEEDGAKEEEEEEEGERNATANEWIRD; this comes from the exons ATGGCAACGGAGGACAAAGGAAAAACGACGGCGGCTCAGGCTTTACCGGAAACGGGTTTATTCTCAACAGCAACAACACACAGCAatctaaataataacaacaacaacaataataacaacaaagaCAGCGACGGAAGCGAAGGAGCCACGACAGCCACATCTACTGCAGTTGAATCCGATGGGGATGAAAATATTATTAGGAACGGTTCTGTCGTTAACATCACTGGAGGCAATAACGGGAAATGGGTCCGTCTCAACGTCGGGGGGACGGTGTTTCTAACGACGCGACAAACGCTGCTGAAGGAGCAAACTTCATTTCTGTATCGACTGTGTCAGCAGCAGGATTTGCATTCTGATACG GATGAAACTGGTGCTTATGTGATCGACCGAGACCCCACCTATTTCGGTCCCATACTCAACTACCTGCGACATGGAAAGCTGGTTTATAACAAGGAGCTGGCTGAGGAAG GTGTCTTGGAGGAGGCAGAATTTTACAACATAACACCACTGATCAAATTAATCAAAGAACGGATTCTTGAGAGAGACACCAAAGCCACACAG CAAGTACCACCAAAGCACGTGTATCGGGTGTTGCAGTGTCAGGAAGAGGAGCTCACCCAGATGGTGTCCACCATGTCGGACGGCTGGAAGTTTGAGCAG ATGGTGAACATTGGGTCATCCTACAGCTATGGAACCGAGGACCAGGCTGAATTTCTCTGTGTAGTTTCGAAAGAGCTCCACACCTCGGGTGGAGGATTAGGGACTGAACAGAGCCACAAGACTAAG ACCTCGGACACACAGGAGGAAGATGGAGcaaaggaggaggaggaagaggaggagggagagagaaatgCCACCGCCAATGAGTGGATTAGAGATTAG
- the rangap1b gene encoding ran GTPase-activating protein 1b isoform X2, with translation MASEDIAQLTEALAKTHVGELSYKGQGLKLDNAESVKQMVQDIEQFQGLQSLKLEGNTFGVEAAQSIAKALEAKSELQQCHWSDTFTGRLRSEIPPALKSLGGALMTSGARLTELDLSDNAFGPDGVKAIETLLKSSACYTLRELRLNNCGMGIGGGTVLASALTECHKQSSAAGSPLRLKVFIAGRNRLENDGATALAKAFKLLGSLEEVHMPQNGINHAGVTALAAAMQHNPNLQVLNLNDNTFTKRGSIAMAEAIRHLQCLQVINFGDCLVRSEGAIAIAWALKEGLPHLRELNLSFGEITETAALIVAKAVQDKADLEKLDFNGNCLGEDGCEALREAMEGMNLGDMLGSLSDDEGEPDDDEDYEDEDEEEDNEDTEEENGVNGTDYVNEENEEPHHSSELIAFLNSPSSEKLISFGAKRVQLIEQEISSVYEDEPEVKRAVFESTDALLRKAFSNSHSRSYSFISSLIVNLGLLKSEDKKMKVSVLPGHLLALEHAAGQEFFPLDQAGVLEAFVSRHGKVLESCSSARDALKTTLAKRTTA, from the exons ATGGCTTCCGAAGATATTGCTCAGCTTACAGAGGCTCTTGCCAAGACCCATGTTGGAGAGTTAAGCTATAAGGGACAAGGGCTTAAACTGGATAATGCAGAGTCTg TCAAACAGATGGTGCAGGACATTGAACAGTTTCAAGGTCTGCAGTCCCTCAAACTGGAGGGAAACACATTTGGGGTGGAGGCAGCACAGAGCATTGCAAAGGCTCTTGAAGCAAAAAGTGAACTGCAG CAATGCCATTGGAGTGACACGTTTACAGGACGTCTTCGCTCTGAAATTCCACCAGCTCTG AAATCATTGGGTGGTGCATTGATGACATCAGGAGCCCGACTGACTGAGCTGGACCTGAGTGACAATGCCTTCGGGCCCGATGGCGTAAAGGCAATTGAAACCCTGCTCAAGAGTTCTGCCTGCTACACTTTACGTGAGCTGAGGCTTAATAATTGTGGCATGGGCATTGGAGGGGGTACG GTCCTTGCTTCTGCCTTGACTGAATGCCATAAGCAGTCTAGTGCAGCTGGCTCCCCCCTGAGGCTAAAGGTTTTTATAGCTGGACGTAATCGGCTGGAGAATGATGGTGCCACTGCACTTGCCAAAGCATTTAAG TTATTAGGCAGTCTTGAGGAGGTCCATATGCCACAGAATGGGATCAACCATGCGGGTGTAACTGCTTTGGCTGCTGCCATGCAACACAACCCAAACCTACAGGTTCTTAACCTCAACGACAACACTTTTACTAAGAGAGGATCAATAGCCATGGCAGAG GCTATCAGGCACCTCCAGTGCCTTCAGGTCATCAATTTTGGGGACTGTCTGGTACGCTCAGAAGGTGCTATTGCTATAGCATGGGCCCTTAAAGAGGGGCTGCCACATCTTAGG GAGCTGAATTTGTCATTTGGAGAGATTACAGAAACTGCTGCTTTGATAGTTGCTAAGGCTGTGCAGGACAAAGCTGATCTGGAGAAACTGGACTTCAATG GAAACTGCTTGGGAGAAGACGGCTGTGAGGCTCTCAGGGAAGCGATGGAGGGCATGAACCTAGGGGATATGCTGGGCTCGCTCAG TGATGATGAAGGAGAGcctgatgatgatgaggattacgaagatgaggatgaggaggaagacAATGAAGATACAGAAGAGGAAAATGGTGTTAATGGAACAGACTATGttaatgaagaaaat GAGGAGCCTCACCACAGTTCAGAGCTCATAGCCTTCCTAAATTCCCCATCATCTGAGAAATTGATCTCCTTTGGAGCCAAGAGGGTCCAGCTCATTGAGCAGGAG ATCTCTTCAGTATATGAAGATGAACCAGAAGTAAAACGAGCCGTTTTTGAAAGCACAG ATGCTCTGTTGAGGAAGGCCTTTTCCAACTCCCACTCCCGATCCTACAGTTTCATATCCTCGCTGATTGTAAATCTGGGACTTTTAAAG AGTGAGGATAAGAAAATGAAGGTTTCTGTGCTGCCTGGACATTTGCTAGCTTTAGAGCACGCAGCAGGACAGGAGTTCTTCCCGCTGGATCAGGCTGGTGTTCTGGAAGCGTTTGTGTCACG ACATGGCAAAGTCTTAGAATCCTGTTCCAGTGCCAGAGACGCTCTCAAGACCACGTTGGCAAAAAGGACCACTGCATAG
- the chadlb gene encoding chondroadherin-like b, whose product MLILPMWLFIILLALRIHSVHPSKCPKFCICDNIQLTVACVNKNLTEVPPTINEITVKLDLKGNDLQELPTGAFSHTPYLTHLSLQKSNIRKVKEGAFRRLGRLVLLNLANNNIEILYQESFDGLTSLKQLLIDRNRVEEIQPGAFSQLGFLNLLSITHNQLVYLPNLAFQGLQNINWLRLSHNSLNYLATEAFAGLFTLTRLSLDNNALQFFPTETMTRLPEVTRLDLGYNPMNYLGEESVSMPKLTHLFLDYNSLQDFSNAAVLLCPSLTHLDLSHNQLRVLQPMAPGSPKLTRLNLASNPIYCSCYMRPLREWALRERIRLGGTCAGPAHLSGENLGAVQPADLRCQSQEAMLRAELEELSRLPTLPTTPPPDKVKCPANCDCEALNHHSSCENKGHTKIPRGFAPSTRLLDLRDNHFHYIPANSFPGTGVVVSLHLQRCKIHDIEDGAFNDMKSLVYLYLSENDLTSLSPEAFKGLPKLTYLHLEKNRFTQFPKGAFKPLLCLLALHMENNVITKLEAGLLTGAEKLRGLYLTSNAITTIAPKAFDPAPDLETLHLGNNKLKEVPSEAFSKAKSLAELNLSRNPIRWIGAGVFQPVAATLKHLYLDHMGLEKMSRESLAGLGSGLQSLFLEGNQLEELPDLSPLSGLEVVNLAENPLLCDCPLLPLRKWIEQVNLRVRAACGYPPELRGQGVKDVHVFKSCPGEKPPPTQNPKISKPTKRTESAQLSPSKVKGQPRKTAKPQLVQKNTNKKRKSV is encoded by the exons ATGTTGATCCTTCCCATGTGGCTGTTTATAATATTGCTTGCCTTAAGGATCCATAGTGTACATCCAAGCAAATGCCCAAAGTTCTGCATCTGTGACAACATTCAGCTCACAGTTGCTTGTGTCAACAAAAATCTCACTGAGGTGCCACCTACCATTAATGAG ATAACAGTGAAACTAGACCTGAAGGGAAATGACCTGCAGGAGCTTCCTACAGGGGCGTTCTCACACACCCCTTACCTCACCCACCTGTCCCTGCAGAAAAGCAACATTCGAAAAGTGAAGGAGGGAGCCTTTCGCAGACTTGGTCGACTTGTCTTACTCAATCTGGCCAACAACAACATTGAGATCCTCTACCAG GAATCCTTCGATGGACTGACTTCTCTGAAGCAGCTACTTATTGACCGAAATAGGGTGGAAGAGATCCAGCCTGGAGCTTTTTCACAGCTTGGCTTTCTCAACCTTCTCTCTATCACACACAACCAACTTGTGTACCTACCCAACTTGGCATTCCAGGGTTTGCAAAACATAAATTGGTTACGTCTCAGTCACAATTCCCTCAATTATCTTGCAACAGAGGCTTTTGCTGGACTCTTCACTCTTACCCGTTTAAGCCTAGACAACAATGCACTGCAGTTTTTTCCTACTGAGACAATGACACG ACTTCCAGAAGTTACTCGTCTGGACCTCGGCTATAACCCAATGAACTACCTTGGAGAGGAGTCTGTATCCATGCCCAAGCTCACTCACCTTTTCCTGGATTATAATTCCCTCCAGGATTTTTCGAACGCAGCTGTCCTGCTCTGTCCCAGTCTCACCCATCTGGACCTAAGCCACAACCAGCTGCGTGTCCTGCAGCCGATGGCCCCCGGCTCCCCAAAATTAACCCGCCTTAATCTGGCAAGCAACCCCATCTACTGCAGCTGCTACATGCGTCCTTTGCGAGAGTGGGCTTTACGAGAGCGCATTCGTCTGGGTGGCACGTGTGCAGGTCCAGCTCATCTGTCTGGTGAGAACCTGGGGGCGGTGCAGCCTGCTGATTTACGTTGTCAAAGTCAGGAGGCCATGTTAAGGGCTGAGCTGGAGGAGCTGAGCAGATTACCCACGCTACCCACAACGCCCCCTCCGGATAAAGTTAAATGCCCAGCTAACTGTGATTGTGAG GCTCTGAACCATCACTCTTCTTGCGAAAACAAAGGCCACACCAAGATCCCACGTGGATTTGCACCAAGCACGCGCTTGCTGGACCTGCGAGACAACCATTTCCATTACATCCCCGCGAACAGTTTTCCAGGTACAGGTGTAGTGGTTTCGCTCCATTTGCAGCGCTGCAAAATCCATGATATAGAGGACGGTGCTTTCAATGATATGAAGAGTCTGGTGTACCTCTACCTCTCTGAAAATGATCTCACCTCCTTGAGTCCTGAAGCGTTTAAGGGGTTACCCAAACTTACTTACCTCCATCTGGAGAAGAATCGTTTCACTCAGTTCCCCAAAGGAGCGTTCAAGCCATTGCTTTGTTTGCTGGCACTACACATGGAGAACAATGTGATCACCAAGTTGGAAGCCGGGCTCCTGACAGGTGCTGAGAAACTGAGGGGTCTCTATCTGACTTCAAACGCCATCACAACCATTGCTCCCAAGGCCTTTGATCCTGCACCTGACTTGGAAACTCTACATCTGGGCAACAACAAACTGAAGGAGGTGCCAAGTGAAGCTTTCTCGAAAGCCAAAAGTCTGGCAGAGCTCAATCTCTCTCGTAACCCCATTCGCTGGATAGGAGCAGGAGTTTTCCAGCCAGTTGCTGCCACACTGAAACACCTTTACCTTGATCATATGGGTTTAGAAAAG ATGTCTCGAGAGTCTCTGGCAGGGTTGGGGTCCGGACTGCAGAGTCTGTTTCTGGAAGGGAACCAGCTTGAGGAGCTTCCAGATTTGAGTCCACTCTCAGGACTTGAGGTCGTAAACTTGGCAGAAAATCCACTGCTTTGTGACTGCCCACTGCTGCCTCTTCGCAA GTGGATTGAACAGGTGAATCTGAGGGTCAGAGCCGCATGTGGCTACCCACCAGAACTGAGAGGTCAAGGGGTCAAAGACGTACACGTCTTTAAAAGCTGCCCAGGGGAAAAGCCTCCCCCTACTCAGAATCCCAAAATCTCCAAACCAACCAAGCGGACTGAATCAGCTCAACTCAGCCCTTCAAAAGTCAAAGGCCAGCCACGGAAAACTGCAAAACCTCAATTAGTGCAAAAAAACACCAACAAGAAAAGGAAGTCAGTGTGA
- the rangap1b gene encoding ran GTPase-activating protein 1b isoform X1 → MASEDIAQLTEALAKTHVGELSYKGQGLKLDNAESVKQMVQDIEQFQGLQSLKLEGNTFGVEAAQSIAKALEAKSELQQCHWSDTFTGRLRSEIPPALKSLGGALMTSGARLTELDLSDNAFGPDGVKAIETLLKSSACYTLRELRLNNCGMGIGGGTVLASALTECHKQSSAAGSPLRLKVFIAGRNRLENDGATALAKAFKLLGSLEEVHMPQNGINHAGVTALAAAMQHNPNLQVLNLNDNTFTKRGSIAMAEAIRHLQCLQVINFGDCLVRSEGAIAIAWALKEGLPHLRELNLSFGEITETAALIVAKAVQDKADLEKLDFNGNCLGEDGCEALREAMEGMNLGDMLGSLSDDEGEPDDDEDYEDEDEEEDNEDTEEENGVNGTDYVNEENEEPHHSSELIAFLNSPSSEKLISFGAKRVQLIEQEVDVSDACKVSDVFLKISSVYEDEPEVKRAVFESTDALLRKAFSNSHSRSYSFISSLIVNLGLLKSEDKKMKVSVLPGHLLALEHAAGQEFFPLDQAGVLEAFVSRHGKVLESCSSARDALKTTLAKRTTA, encoded by the exons ATGGCTTCCGAAGATATTGCTCAGCTTACAGAGGCTCTTGCCAAGACCCATGTTGGAGAGTTAAGCTATAAGGGACAAGGGCTTAAACTGGATAATGCAGAGTCTg TCAAACAGATGGTGCAGGACATTGAACAGTTTCAAGGTCTGCAGTCCCTCAAACTGGAGGGAAACACATTTGGGGTGGAGGCAGCACAGAGCATTGCAAAGGCTCTTGAAGCAAAAAGTGAACTGCAG CAATGCCATTGGAGTGACACGTTTACAGGACGTCTTCGCTCTGAAATTCCACCAGCTCTG AAATCATTGGGTGGTGCATTGATGACATCAGGAGCCCGACTGACTGAGCTGGACCTGAGTGACAATGCCTTCGGGCCCGATGGCGTAAAGGCAATTGAAACCCTGCTCAAGAGTTCTGCCTGCTACACTTTACGTGAGCTGAGGCTTAATAATTGTGGCATGGGCATTGGAGGGGGTACG GTCCTTGCTTCTGCCTTGACTGAATGCCATAAGCAGTCTAGTGCAGCTGGCTCCCCCCTGAGGCTAAAGGTTTTTATAGCTGGACGTAATCGGCTGGAGAATGATGGTGCCACTGCACTTGCCAAAGCATTTAAG TTATTAGGCAGTCTTGAGGAGGTCCATATGCCACAGAATGGGATCAACCATGCGGGTGTAACTGCTTTGGCTGCTGCCATGCAACACAACCCAAACCTACAGGTTCTTAACCTCAACGACAACACTTTTACTAAGAGAGGATCAATAGCCATGGCAGAG GCTATCAGGCACCTCCAGTGCCTTCAGGTCATCAATTTTGGGGACTGTCTGGTACGCTCAGAAGGTGCTATTGCTATAGCATGGGCCCTTAAAGAGGGGCTGCCACATCTTAGG GAGCTGAATTTGTCATTTGGAGAGATTACAGAAACTGCTGCTTTGATAGTTGCTAAGGCTGTGCAGGACAAAGCTGATCTGGAGAAACTGGACTTCAATG GAAACTGCTTGGGAGAAGACGGCTGTGAGGCTCTCAGGGAAGCGATGGAGGGCATGAACCTAGGGGATATGCTGGGCTCGCTCAG TGATGATGAAGGAGAGcctgatgatgatgaggattacgaagatgaggatgaggaggaagacAATGAAGATACAGAAGAGGAAAATGGTGTTAATGGAACAGACTATGttaatgaagaaaat GAGGAGCCTCACCACAGTTCAGAGCTCATAGCCTTCCTAAATTCCCCATCATCTGAGAAATTGATCTCCTTTGGAGCCAAGAGGGTCCAGCTCATTGAGCAGGAG GTTGATGTTTCAGATGCTTGTAAAGTGTCAGATGTTTTTCTTAAGATCTCTTCAGTATATGAAGATGAACCAGAAGTAAAACGAGCCGTTTTTGAAAGCACAG ATGCTCTGTTGAGGAAGGCCTTTTCCAACTCCCACTCCCGATCCTACAGTTTCATATCCTCGCTGATTGTAAATCTGGGACTTTTAAAG AGTGAGGATAAGAAAATGAAGGTTTCTGTGCTGCCTGGACATTTGCTAGCTTTAGAGCACGCAGCAGGACAGGAGTTCTTCCCGCTGGATCAGGCTGGTGTTCTGGAAGCGTTTGTGTCACG ACATGGCAAAGTCTTAGAATCCTGTTCCAGTGCCAGAGACGCTCTCAAGACCACGTTGGCAAAAAGGACCACTGCATAG